From one Syngnathoides biaculeatus isolate LvHL_M chromosome 12, ASM1980259v1, whole genome shotgun sequence genomic stretch:
- the sprn gene encoding shadow of prion protein yields the protein MNQVLATCWMFLLLSASLCEPALCKGGRGGSRGSSRGSPARSSTSGSYRGAGGYGGPRSRFRSAGRTSPVRVAAAAAAGAAVALTADKWYASAYRRSNTDSEEELDYYNRTGYFDAHISGSTVGASHCQMLSITMATLSAKYTLLWDSLL from the coding sequence ATGAACCAGGTGCTGGCAACCTGCTGGATGTTCCTCCTGCTCTCCGCCTCCCTGTGCGAGCCTGCGCTGTGCAAAGGGGGACGCGGGGGGTCCAGGGGCTCATCCCGCGGGTCCCCCGCTCGCAGCTCCACGTCCGGCTCTTACCGCGGGGCCGGCGGCTACGGCGGCCCGCGTTCTCGCTTCAGGTCGGCGGGCCGGACTTCCCCGGTACGGGTGGCCGCCGCCGCAGCCGCGGGAGCTGCGGTGGCCCTGACGGCGGATAAATGGTACGCGTCCGCTTACCGCCGCAGCAACACAGACTCCGAGGAGGAGCTGGATTATTACAACAGGACCGGTTACTTTGATGCCCATATTTCTGGCTCCACAGTGGGAGCATCCCACTGTCAAATGTTGTCCATCACCATGGCGACGCTCTCCGCCAAATATACACTCTTGTGGGACTCCCTGCTGTAG